One window of Ancylothrix sp. D3o genomic DNA carries:
- a CDS encoding NAD-dependent epimerase/dehydratase family protein, whose protein sequence is MNIAIITGSGGLIGSEATAFFAKVGFQVIGIDNDMRGYFFGKEASTLWNRQRLQETLGENYTDLSIDIRDYEAISQVFNQYGSDIKLVIHTAAQPSHDWAAREPHTDFSVNANGTLNMLEATRNFAPEAVFIFTSTNKVYGDTPNRLPLIEQETRWEIDRNHTYNGGIREDMSIDQTLHSLFGASKVAADVLVQEYGGYFGMKTACFRGGCLTGPTHSGAELHGFLAYLMKCTVTGKPYKVFGYNGKQVRDNIHSSDLIQMFYEFYKAPRSGEVYNSGGGRHSNCSMLEAIQICEEISGNKLNWTYVEQNRIGDHIWWISDNGKFSSHYPNWKMKYNVQQILQEIYGFNQERWKEEPV, encoded by the coding sequence GTGAACATAGCAATCATCACCGGCTCAGGCGGCCTAATTGGTTCAGAAGCCACCGCATTTTTTGCAAAAGTTGGCTTTCAAGTCATCGGTATCGATAACGATATGCGCGGCTATTTCTTCGGCAAAGAAGCCTCTACCCTTTGGAACCGGCAACGCCTCCAAGAAACCCTAGGTGAAAACTACACCGACCTTTCCATCGATATTCGAGACTACGAAGCCATCAGCCAAGTATTTAACCAATACGGCAGCGACATAAAATTAGTCATCCACACCGCAGCCCAACCCTCCCACGACTGGGCAGCCCGCGAACCCCACACCGATTTTAGTGTCAACGCCAACGGCACATTAAATATGCTGGAAGCGACCCGAAATTTCGCTCCCGAAGCCGTTTTTATCTTCACATCCACTAACAAAGTGTATGGCGACACCCCCAACCGGCTGCCCCTTATCGAACAAGAAACCCGCTGGGAAATTGACAGAAACCATACCTACAATGGCGGCATCCGAGAAGATATGTCCATTGACCAAACCCTCCATAGTTTATTTGGAGCCTCCAAAGTAGCCGCCGATGTATTAGTTCAAGAATACGGCGGATATTTTGGCATGAAAACCGCTTGTTTTCGTGGCGGCTGCTTAACCGGCCCCACACACTCCGGCGCAGAATTGCACGGATTTTTAGCCTATTTAATGAAATGCACAGTCACCGGAAAACCCTATAAAGTTTTTGGTTACAACGGCAAACAAGTCCGTGATAATATTCATAGCTCTGACCTAATTCAGATGTTTTATGAATTTTATAAAGCCCCACGTTCTGGGGAAGTTTATAACAGCGGCGGAGGCCGGCACAGTAATTGCTCAATGCTCGAAGCCATCCAAATTTGCGAAGAAATTAGCGGCAACAAACTCAACTGGACTTATGTAGAGCAAAACCGCATCGGCGATCACATTTGGTGGATCAGCGACAACGGCAAATTCAGCAGTCATTATCCTAATTGGAAAATGAAATATAACGTCCAGCAAATTTTACAAGAAATTTATGGATTTAACCAGGAACGCTGGAAAGAAGAGCCCGTCTAA
- a CDS encoding Mov34/MPN/PAD-1 family protein, with amino-acid sequence MSPELPNFDRGNNPGNRSNSDSEDQNQIVWVDSEDVYKPIPKKLSEFTAARGIQEAPVTPVYVKAEALDSLKAHLASNLRVEQGGILFGNAYEDPFLGIYVEIIAAVAAPATIGTGAHLEFTPDSWLGIMDYARSEHPDENIVGWYHSHPNMAVFMSGTDMRTQQSFFYHPWCLSIVHDPVSEAIGYFLGESAKRVKPVIFGGVNRGYSTEPMIEPRGNQENVQQIENASIQTEGSLAAISRQHNNRSRRSRKFLYFRLFLLFLVSLLALFLIVLKPELLNSIISQSTSNPSPTANQPPLPFKASLESMPAMVFRYLENDKIDKLFLRFPVIEKAGKEIGRGEEVTLLVISKEGTEETENINLEVKQLTPKEVGEIDNKKVIDFLKAKIASFEKRSDLGDLKSLSLPLKIGELGVMIPLFSFKVSNSEISGSPDKAPKSTIKTDDVIYFPIKLTYQDARQQEKEVALKDILK; translated from the coding sequence ATGTCACCAGAACTACCAAATTTTGACAGAGGGAATAACCCTGGAAACCGAAGTAATTCAGATTCGGAAGACCAAAACCAAATTGTCTGGGTAGACAGTGAGGATGTATATAAGCCAATTCCCAAGAAACTCAGCGAATTTACAGCAGCGCGAGGTATTCAAGAAGCACCGGTCACGCCTGTATATGTGAAAGCGGAAGCTCTCGATAGCTTAAAAGCGCATCTAGCATCTAATTTAAGAGTTGAACAAGGAGGCATTCTTTTTGGTAATGCCTACGAAGACCCATTTCTTGGGATATACGTTGAAATTATAGCAGCAGTAGCAGCACCGGCAACAATAGGGACAGGCGCACACTTAGAATTTACACCTGATTCTTGGTTGGGAATTATGGATTATGCGCGGTCTGAACATCCAGATGAAAATATTGTTGGCTGGTATCATTCCCATCCAAATATGGCTGTATTCATGTCAGGAACAGATATGAGAACACAGCAATCATTTTTCTATCATCCCTGGTGTTTATCGATAGTTCACGATCCTGTAAGTGAGGCTATTGGCTACTTTTTGGGTGAAAGTGCTAAGCGAGTTAAACCAGTTATATTCGGGGGAGTTAACAGGGGTTACTCTACAGAACCTATGATTGAGCCGCGAGGAAATCAAGAAAATGTTCAGCAAATAGAAAATGCCAGCATACAAACAGAAGGCTCCCTTGCTGCAATCAGCAGACAACACAATAATAGATCCAGAAGGTCAAGAAAGTTTTTATATTTCCGATTATTTTTGCTGTTTTTGGTGTCGCTGCTGGCGCTTTTTCTCATCGTGTTGAAGCCCGAATTATTAAATAGCATAATTAGTCAATCAACTTCTAATCCGTCTCCTACAGCTAATCAGCCACCTTTACCTTTCAAAGCCTCGCTAGAAAGTATGCCTGCCATGGTATTTAGATACCTTGAAAATGATAAAATTGATAAACTTTTCCTTCGCTTTCCAGTTATTGAAAAGGCTGGGAAGGAAATTGGAAGAGGAGAAGAAGTAACTTTGCTGGTTATCTCAAAAGAAGGAACAGAAGAAACAGAAAATATTAATTTAGAGGTAAAGCAATTGACACCTAAAGAAGTTGGTGAAATTGACAACAAAAAAGTTATTGATTTTCTTAAGGCTAAAATTGCATCTTTTGAAAAACGTTCTGATTTAGGTGATTTAAAATCTTTATCCTTGCCGCTTAAAATCGGGGAATTAGGCGTGATGATTCCTCTGTTTAGCTTTAAGGTTTCTAACAGTGAAATTTCAGGCAGTCCTGATAAAGCACCAAAGTCCACAATTAAGACAGATGACGTGATTTATTTCCCGATTAAGCTTACATACCAAGATGCCAGGCAACAAGAAAAGGAAGTTGCACTTAAGGATATCCTAAAATAA
- a CDS encoding ubiquitin-conjugating enzyme E2, whose translation MKVREKRLQNDFKALSELVDNAGGTLAIISKSGNPPYQYVIEYRCRGIERLQGNDPVFRTTHQVEISLGSNYPKQKPDAKFLTPIFHPNVWPKLDICLGNSWTMAETLPELVIRIGKIIQYAYDITNLNSPANAVAKNWAEQNRRRFPVDTQTFKSQIEWEDKRVNISFQDF comes from the coding sequence ATGAAGGTTAGAGAAAAACGACTTCAAAATGATTTTAAGGCATTATCTGAACTGGTGGATAATGCCGGTGGTACGCTGGCGATTATTTCAAAAAGCGGTAATCCGCCTTATCAATACGTCATCGAATATCGATGCCGAGGAATAGAGAGATTGCAGGGAAATGATCCTGTATTTCGCACGACTCACCAGGTAGAAATTTCGCTGGGAAGCAATTATCCGAAACAAAAGCCTGATGCTAAATTTCTGACTCCCATCTTTCATCCTAATGTCTGGCCAAAGCTAGATATTTGCCTTGGTAACTCTTGGACAATGGCCGAGACACTGCCAGAACTTGTTATCAGAATTGGCAAAATTATTCAGTATGCCTATGACATAACTAACTTAAACAGTCCAGCGAATGCAGTAGCAAAAAATTGGGCTGAACAGAATAGGCGGCGTTTTCCAGTTGATACTCAAACATTCAAATCACAAATTGAGTGGGAGGACAAACGAGTTAACATTTCATTCCAAGATTTTTAG
- a CDS encoding ThiF family adenylyltransferase — translation MEFFEISGEQESRYGRHYLIDWWDQAKLKTARVLVAGAGALGNEVLKNLALLGVGHITVIDFDTVSITNLTRSVLFRESDARLQLSKVEVARQRLLEINPQLSIEAIHGDLEFDLGVGDVREHDIIIGCLDSINARWVINQLAYRAGIPWINGGIGIAEGEVSFFDPKTEAACYECSISPPMWERRNQRYSCQGVKRNIPDAAMPTTATITSITGAMQVHQALLYLHGKTDLLEAGEKIFLGLSPWTAFKVKIQRQEDCLAHDLLIEPTISFKHDPNLEVKEILKQLETSGFLSPVVWLRNETIGQMKCQNCGYEEKVNTPLRQYPESQLACPKCSYEQRDFEVIRNLNLDNSCTNILGDLCLAKNEILHCETAKGQIAIQFCQI, via the coding sequence ATGGAATTCTTTGAAATTAGCGGCGAACAAGAAAGTCGCTACGGAAGGCACTATCTAATTGACTGGTGGGATCAAGCAAAACTCAAAACTGCTAGGGTGCTAGTTGCTGGGGCCGGTGCTTTAGGCAACGAAGTCCTGAAAAATCTCGCACTCCTGGGAGTCGGGCATATCACGGTTATTGACTTTGATACTGTCTCGATTACCAATCTCACTCGCTCAGTTTTATTTCGGGAATCTGATGCTAGGTTGCAGTTGTCGAAAGTCGAGGTAGCCCGTCAGCGTCTCCTTGAAATTAACCCACAACTTTCCATCGAAGCTATTCATGGCGATTTGGAATTTGACCTGGGTGTTGGCGATGTTCGTGAACATGACATCATTATTGGTTGCTTGGATAGCATCAATGCTCGGTGGGTAATTAACCAGCTTGCATATCGGGCGGGCATTCCCTGGATCAATGGTGGCATTGGCATAGCCGAAGGAGAAGTTAGTTTTTTTGATCCCAAAACTGAGGCTGCTTGTTATGAGTGCAGCATTTCTCCGCCAATGTGGGAACGCAGAAACCAGCGATATTCTTGTCAGGGAGTGAAACGAAATATTCCTGATGCTGCAATGCCGACAACAGCAACAATTACCTCAATCACAGGCGCCATGCAAGTTCACCAAGCACTCCTCTACTTGCATGGTAAAACAGATTTACTTGAAGCGGGGGAAAAAATCTTTCTAGGCTTAAGTCCTTGGACAGCTTTTAAAGTAAAAATTCAGCGTCAAGAGGATTGTCTAGCACACGACTTATTAATTGAACCAACGATCAGCTTCAAACACGATCCGAATTTGGAGGTGAAAGAAATTCTTAAACAGCTAGAGACATCAGGATTTTTGTCTCCTGTTGTTTGGTTACGCAATGAGACTATTGGTCAGATGAAATGTCAGAATTGCGGCTATGAGGAAAAGGTAAATACTCCTTTACGCCAATACCCAGAATCCCAATTAGCTTGCCCCAAGTGTAGTTATGAGCAAAGGGATTTTGAAGTTATTAGAAATCTGAACCTAGACAATTCCTGTACAAATATTTTAGGAGATTTATGTCTAGCGAAGAACGAGATACTACATTGCGAGACCGCCAAAGGTCAAATAGCAATCCAATTTTGCCAAATATAG
- a CDS encoding helix-turn-helix domain-containing protein has translation MARTDEEFSQAAEEWDLDTLYTDLASAKGKRLTPTEKLHLRGLLCGHSPLEIAERLKKTPRGVETDLCATLYKYVKNLVCKNSDKIDNWRNITEWLNEAGYKSEPSSKRNLKNNLPENSSINITNVYCENNHIKIDAFVHITIPIPSTLCIENLDLKNEDNNIN, from the coding sequence ATGGCACGCACAGACGAAGAATTCTCCCAAGCTGCCGAAGAATGGGACTTAGACACCCTCTATACCGACCTCGCCTCCGCCAAAGGAAAACGCCTCACCCCAACCGAAAAACTACACCTGCGCGGACTCCTCTGCGGCCATAGCCCCCTGGAAATTGCCGAAAGACTCAAAAAAACCCCCAGAGGCGTTGAAACCGATCTGTGCGCCACTTTGTATAAATATGTCAAAAATCTAGTTTGCAAAAATAGTGATAAAATCGATAACTGGCGAAATATAACGGAATGGCTCAACGAAGCCGGCTATAAATCCGAGCCTTCTTCTAAACGAAACCTTAAAAATAACTTGCCAGAAAATAGCTCGATAAATATAACTAATGTATATTGCGAAAACAATCATATAAAAATAGACGCATTTGTACACATAACTATACCCATCCCTTCCACACTCTGCATCGAAAACCTAGACCTCAAAAACGAAGATAATAATATTAATTAA
- a CDS encoding tellurite resistance TerB family protein yields MGLFDKVLGVQSKANEMLSPAEAFAAITLAAIASDGYLSDEEARGMSFTLSRMKLFRSYSDDVMRRMFDKLLNILKREGVGALFNAAKSSLPEDLHATAFAVSCDLVLADGVVTEEEQDFLSQLHQALNIPEEKAVQIVDVMMIKNKG; encoded by the coding sequence ATGGGTTTATTTGATAAAGTTTTGGGTGTTCAAAGTAAAGCGAATGAAATGCTGAGTCCAGCGGAAGCGTTTGCGGCGATTACGTTAGCGGCTATTGCTTCCGATGGATATCTTTCGGATGAGGAAGCGCGGGGGATGTCTTTTACTCTGTCGCGGATGAAGTTGTTTCGGAGTTATTCGGATGATGTGATGCGGCGAATGTTTGATAAACTGCTGAATATTTTAAAGCGGGAAGGGGTGGGTGCTTTGTTTAATGCGGCAAAGTCTTCGCTTCCTGAAGATTTACACGCGACTGCTTTTGCTGTTTCTTGTGATTTGGTTTTGGCGGATGGTGTGGTGACGGAGGAGGAGCAAGATTTTTTGTCGCAATTGCATCAGGCGTTGAATATTCCAGAAGAGAAGGCGGTTCAAATTGTGGATGTGATGATGATTAAGAATAAGGGTTAA
- a CDS encoding tellurite resistance TerB family protein — protein MGRYDAIFAVEEELDTEFTPEEAVLAIGTVALFADGQPTDEENAILTDVVNNYGLFDEYAAEDIQAVLDKIIAIINQQGLGVLFNTAVNSLSEDMVESAFEVAAAVVLSDEVVDESEDSFLGALAEALELDEEAAQDIIDALLEEVEEEEEV, from the coding sequence ATGGGAAGATATGATGCAATTTTTGCGGTAGAAGAAGAACTCGACACCGAGTTTACTCCAGAAGAAGCCGTCCTTGCCATTGGAACTGTTGCACTTTTTGCAGACGGACAGCCAACCGATGAAGAAAATGCAATACTCACCGATGTAGTGAACAACTACGGGCTTTTTGATGAATATGCTGCCGAAGATATCCAGGCGGTGTTGGATAAGATTATTGCCATTATCAATCAACAAGGACTTGGGGTTTTGTTTAACACTGCTGTCAATAGTCTTTCCGAAGATATGGTCGAAAGTGCGTTTGAGGTAGCGGCGGCGGTTGTTTTATCGGATGAGGTAGTGGACGAGTCTGAAGACAGTTTTTTAGGTGCTTTGGCGGAAGCTTTGGAGTTAGACGAAGAAGCCGCCCAAGATATTATTGATGCTTTGCTCGAAGAAGTAGAGGAAGAAGAGGAAGTTTAA
- a CDS encoding histone deacetylase, translating into MIPVIYSEEFLQHLTGRFHPERPDRLRAIVHALETAPWANEIDWREPTPVAVRPVTSLLEKIHAPDYIRLVKEIADNGGGHIDPDTPVSPRSYEVALLAVSAWLDGVDRVLQTGDPAFVFVRPPGHHAEYATGMGFCLFSNAAIAAHYALEKGGIKRVGILDWDVHHGNGTQALVQGNSAIAFCSLHQSPAYPGTGSAAEHGPYNNVLNVPVLPGSTIEEYSQAFEEKVIPFFQNFQPDLLLVSAGYDANSADPLAGVELQPQDFGVFTDYCLQLTRQIVFGLEGGYDLEALAQSVVATVERCL; encoded by the coding sequence ATGATCCCGGTTATTTATTCAGAAGAATTTTTGCAACACTTGACAGGCCGTTTTCATCCAGAACGCCCCGACCGGCTGCGAGCGATTGTTCACGCGCTTGAAACTGCTCCCTGGGCAAATGAAATTGACTGGCGCGAACCTACACCGGTTGCTGTGAGGCCGGTGACGTCTTTGCTGGAGAAAATTCACGCCCCAGACTACATTCGTTTGGTTAAGGAAATAGCCGACAATGGCGGCGGCCATATCGACCCAGATACTCCTGTTTCTCCTCGCAGTTATGAGGTGGCTTTATTGGCTGTTAGTGCTTGGTTAGATGGGGTAGATCGGGTATTGCAAACCGGCGATCCGGCTTTTGTTTTTGTGCGTCCCCCCGGACATCATGCTGAATACGCAACGGGGATGGGTTTTTGTTTATTTTCTAATGCAGCAATTGCCGCTCATTATGCTTTAGAAAAAGGGGGAATAAAACGGGTAGGAATTTTGGATTGGGATGTGCATCATGGCAATGGCACTCAAGCTTTGGTGCAGGGAAATTCGGCCATTGCTTTTTGTTCTTTGCACCAGTCCCCCGCCTACCCCGGCACCGGCAGTGCGGCGGAACATGGCCCCTATAACAATGTCTTAAATGTGCCGGTTTTGCCGGGGAGTACAATTGAGGAATACAGCCAAGCTTTTGAAGAAAAAGTAATTCCTTTTTTCCAGAATTTTCAGCCCGATTTATTATTGGTTAGTGCCGGTTATGATGCAAATTCGGCTGATCCTCTGGCCGGTGTTGAATTGCAACCACAAGATTTTGGAGTTTTTACCGATTATTGTTTGCAATTAACTCGCCAGATTGTATTTGGCCTAGAAGGCGGCTATGACTTGGAAGCTTTGGCCCAGTCTGTTGTTGCCACCGTTGAACGTTGTTTATAA